TCCAACGCGCTTTGCCATCTACGAACGGCTGGCGTCGAGCCGCCCCAGGAGCTTCACCGTCCAGGAGATCGCGGAGGAATTCTCGCTTCATCCCAACGTGGCGCGCACCCATCTGGGGCGCCTGGAAGAGATCGGTCTGGTTGAGTCGGTTCTGGAGAAGAGCGGCAGGGGCGGCCGTCCCGGCAAGCGCTACTCCGCCTCCGACCAGTCGGTGACGCTGCAGTTCCCGCGCAGGGACTGGCTGTGGCTGGCCGCGCTCCTGGTCAACACGCTGGAGCGGCTGGGGCCTGAGGCGCTGCGCGTCGCCGAGGACATGGCGTACCAGGAAGGGCTGCGGAAGGGTCAGCGGCTCGCGCTGCGAACCAACCACCGCTCCGAGGCCGGCCAGAGGGCGTCCGCCGGTGCCGCCGGGCACGCCGCCGGACCGCACAACGGCTGGCTCAACGGCATCTCCCTGGATAGCCTGGCCTCAGGGCTCTCGGAGGCCGCGGCGACGCAGGAGGTGTGGCGCCGGCAGGACGGCTCCGTGGGCATCCGCTTCAGCACGTGCGTCTTCCGGGAGCTGACCCGGGATCACCCGGACAGCGTCTGCGTCATCCACCGGGCGTTCCTGCGCGGCATGCTGGAGGCCGCTTTGGGGCCCGTGGCGCTCCACCAGCAAAGCAGCATGACGAACGGCCAGCCAAGCTGCGACTACGTCGTCACCCCGGCGGGGCACTGACGCGGCGGGCGGTGCGCCCGAGCGCCGCTCGCAGTGCCGGCGCAAGGGCCAGCGCCACCGCCGCCGAGGAGCTCACCTGCAGCGTATCGATGAACAGCTCCACGGGCACCGCCCCGGGCCCGAGCAAAAACCACGCCGCCGCGGCGTAGCCGGCGATCATCCAGAGCGCACCCGGCACGATCGCCGCCAGATCCCGGTACCATCGCCTGCCCCTCGCCGCGCCACCCTGCCCTGCGCGGCCCGGAAGCCGCCAGGCCAGCCACCCCACCAGCGCGCCCTCGACGGCCTTGATGGCCAGCGTCAGCGGTGCCCACCCCGTGAATCCCTGCACCACGTCGCCCAACGCGGCCCCGACCGCTCCTGCCGCCCCAATCCAGGGGCCAGCCAGAAGCGCCGCCGTGTAAATGACCGCCTCGCCCAGATTGAAGTACTGGCCGCCGCCTGACGCAGGCACCCGCACGTACAGCGTGGCCGCCAGCGTCAGCGCCGCCGTGACAGCGCCGTATGCAACGCCCAGGGCGCGGTCCCCCCGGCGAACTGCCCCCACGGACGGTTGCGGGTCTTGCTTGCGGAGCTCAGGACGTGACGTCATATCCGGCTTCCTCGATGGCTTCGCGAACGGAGTCGACCGTGGTGCGGCCCGGATCGAACGCCACCGTGACCGTCTTGCCGGTCAGATCCACGTCAACGGACCGCACGCCCGCGACCCTGCCCACGGACTCGGTGATGGCCCTGCGGCAGTGCTCGCAGGAGACACCCGCTACCTTGAACACGTGGGTCTCCACGGCCCCTGCACCTCCTGCGCCACATTTTAACCCCGCCCCGGTGCGTATGAGGCGTACCACGTGGGGGTGAGGCTCCCGGCTAGCTTTTCCGCGGCCTTCTCCAGCCGCCGGTGCCACGGCGCCGCAAAGCGGGACGCGACGGTGGCGAGCTTCTGGAGGTTACCTGCCGCTACGCTTTCCAGGAGTTCCCGCCTGCGGGCCCGGTTCTCCACGCCCAGGACGCTCTTCCAGACCGCCCGGCCGGCCATGTAGCCGCTGGCCCCCGCCCGGCAGGCGAGCTCCACCTCCACCACGAAGTCCTCGTAGTCCACGCCCTCCGAGAGGATCACCCACGGCACCTGCGACGCCTCGTCGAGCCGCCGGCACGCCTCCAGAAGGCGCTTGGCATCCTTCTCGTAGCTCATGTCGGCCGGGAACTCCGCCTTGAACACGTCAATCCCAAGCGGCGTGAGATCCCGAGCGGTGCGAACCACCACGTCCGCCTTGGCCCGGGCGAACTCGGGGCTCGACTTCTTCATCCCGGGCTCCAGCGGGTAAGAGACCGCCTCCAGCACCAAAAGCACATCGGCGGCCCGGCACTCCTCGGCCACCCGGCGCACCAGATCCCGCTGGGCGGCGGCCACCGGCGAGTCCGGATGATAGTAGATCAGGAGCTTGGCTCCGGAAGCACCCATGCGCTTGACGGCATGGGGGCCCCAGTTCGGCAGGAGCTCGGTGAGCCGCTGTGTGTCGCTCCCCGCATACCCGGTCTTCTCCAGCGACACGAGAAGCCCGACCCGCCCGGGGAGCACCCCCCTGGCGATGGCCTGCGCCGCGCCGAACTCGGGATCCAGGAGTACGGCGCTCGCATGGGGCGCAAGGGCCCGGCACAGGTCCATCTTGAACTCGACCATCTCCTCGTCGCTGACGGCGTTGGGATTGTCCGGGTCGAGCAGCCGCTTGAGCGCCCCCCGGTGGTCCATGGCGGCAAGCAGTATGAACCCCTCCGGCGTACTGATCTCTTGAAGCCCGCGCAGCTTACCGACGGTCAACTCCATGGCCAACCACCCGGCCTCCTCTCACTCAGCCTGGACGGGCCTGCCCGCCTGCCCGGCCGGAAGCGCCCCGCCGCCCTGCCGCAGCCGGGCCGTCACCTCCAGCAGGTAGTCGCGAAACGCCGGCCCCAGGTCCGGCCGCTCCAGCGCGAGTTCCACCGTGGCCTGCAGGAAGCCCAGCTTGTCACCGACGTCGTACCGCCGCCCCTCGAAGGTGAACGCGTACACCGGCCGGGTCTCAGCAAGCTTGCGGATCGCATCCGTGAGCTGGATTTCGCCCCCCGCGCCGGGCGGGGTCCGTTCGAGAATCGCGAAGATCTCCGGTTCCAGCACGTAACGCCCCAGCACCGCGAGGCGGGATGGGGCCTGCTCGGGGCGGGGCTTCTCGATGAAGTCGTCGACGGCGTACAGCCGGTCCCCGACCGGGCGGGGCCTGACGATCCCGTAGCGGCTCACCTCGGACAGGGGCACCTCCTGCACCCCGAGAACGGAGCCGCCGACCCGCTCGTAGACGTCCAGCAGCTGCCTGAGCGCCGGCACCTCGGAACGCACCACGTCGTCGCCGAGCAGCACCGCGAAGGGGTCGGACCCGATGAACTTGCGCGCGCACCAGACCGCGTGCCCGAGGCCCCTGGGCTCCTTCTGGCGCACGTAGTAAATGTCGACCATCTCTGACACGTCCTGAACCACCTTGAGCAGATCCTCGCGGCGGCTGCCGTTGAGCGCCAGCTCCAGCTCCACGGAGCGGTCGAAGTGGTCCTCGATGGCGCGCTTGTTGCGGCCGGTGATGATCAGGATGTCCTCAATGCCCGAAGCGACGGCCTCTTCCACGATGTACTGGATGGTCGGCGTGTCGACCAGCGGCAGCATCTCCTTGGGCTGTGCCTTGGTGGCCGGCAAAAAGCGGGTACCCAGCCCAGCCGCAGGAATCACCGCCTTCTTCACCCGCAACGGCCTTCACTCCCCCTGGACGGGTCCGGTGTCCGGCGACCCCGGGCCTCTGTCTGACAAAACGTGACGGAAGACCCGCGCGAAGTTTCCCCCGAGGACCTTGCGGATGGTATCGTCGTCGTAGCCGCGACGGACAAGCTCCTCGGTGAGCGCGGGCAGGCGGGACGGATCCTCCAGCCCCTCCGGCACCCTGGAGATGCCGTCGAAGTCCGACCCGAGCCCGACGTGGTCCGGCCCCGCGAGCTGCACCACGTAGTCGATGTGGCGGACGACGTCCGAAAGGCGTGCGGGCCCTTCGGCCACCAGGAAGCCCGGGAAGAAGTTGATCCCCATCACGCCGCCCTTTTGGGCCAGCGCCCGGATCTGAGCATCCGTCAGGTTACGCACGTGGTCGCACAGCGCCCGCGCGTTGGAGTGGGAAGCAATCACGGGGTGGCGGCTGAGCTCGAGCACCTGCCAGAAACCGGCCTCGGAGAGGTGGGACACGTCCACCACCATGCCGAGCCGGTTCATCTCCGCCACCACCTCGCGGCCGAATCCGGTGAGCCCGGCGCCGCGCGCCTCCCCCACCCCGTCGGCCAGCTCGTTGGCCACGTTCCACGTCAACCCGGCCGCCCGTACGCCAAGGCGGTAAAACGTGCGCAACATGCTCAACTGGCCGGCCAGCACCTCGCACCCCTCCAGGCTGACGACGATGCCGGTCCTATCGAGACGGCGTGCCTCGTCAAGGTGGGAGGCCTCGCGCACCCAGACAAAGGCGTCAGGTGCCCGCTCCACCTCGGCGTGCAGGGCGTCGAGGATGGCGAGGGCCCGCAGGGCGTTGTAAGGGATCGGCACGGCAGGCGGCACGAAGAGCGTGAAGACCTGGATCGTGACGCCGCCGGATCGAAGGCGGTCCAGGTCCACGTGGCCGCCGCGCCCTCGATCGGTAAGGTGGCGGCGGCCCTCGACGACGTCGATCGCGATGGTGTCGGCGTGGGCGTCGAAAACCAGGGCCTGCGCGTGGACGCGCCGCGCGCGGTCCCGGTAGCCCTGGTGAGCCTGCCGGGGAGGTTCGAGATGGTCAGCCATGCTTCTGGATAACCCTTCCCCTCACGATAGGGCCATTCAGGAACATAATTAGGGGGGCGGCCGGCTCTCCCTCCCGCAGCGGTAGGCCTTCGTTTTTGGAACCGTTTACGGACCAATCCGCCTTCGTCCGCGAGCGTACGAGAGAGTCCGACGAACGCGCCGGACCTTCCCGCCGGGATTTGCCGGAAACCGGAGGTCGTCCGGCCCGCCTCCATATGGTATGCTTCGGTCGCAGGGTTCCAACCGCAGCCAGTTCTCCCCGGCAATCCGGGTAGGCTCACGGGCCGTCCAGAAGGGGCGGCAGGGATGGGCCGGGGGACGGGGAGAGCCGGCGGGGAGGCCCGGGGATCCGGAGCGCAAGGCCGAGCAGGCCTGGCTGGCCCGAGGGTTATCCGAGCTTCCGGGATGCCGGGAGAGCGGGTGCCAGCGGGCGAAAGCGAGCCGCCGGCAGTGCGTTTCGGAAAGCCGCCAGGTCTTCTCGGGGCTCTCTCAAGAAACCGGTCTCCTCTGCTGCATGGATCCAGCGGCCGGGGCCGGCTAGCCGCCGGGGCGGGCTCAAGGGCGGAAGGAACCCTGCGGTTTTTTTGGGCGCCATCCCGGCCTCTCAGGGCTCGGCCAGGACTGCGAGGTACGGCAGGTGCCGGAAGTCCTCCCGCCAGTCGAGCCCGTAGCCCACCAAAAACTCGTCCGGCATCAGAAAACCCCTGTAGCGGATCGGGAGTTCGACCAGGCGGCGGGCCCGGTTGTCCAGGAGCGTGCAGACATAGAGGCTGGCGGGCCGCCGGCCTTCCAGGATGCGCAGGAGGTA
The Bacillota bacterium genome window above contains:
- a CDS encoding tagatose 1,6-diphosphate aldolase; amino-acid sequence: MELTVGKLRGLQEISTPEGFILLAAMDHRGALKRLLDPDNPNAVSDEEMVEFKMDLCRALAPHASAVLLDPEFGAAQAIARGVLPGRVGLLVSLEKTGYAGSDTQRLTELLPNWGPHAVKRMGASGAKLLIYYHPDSPVAAAQRDLVRRVAEECRAADVLLVLEAVSYPLEPGMKKSSPEFARAKADVVVRTARDLTPLGIDVFKAEFPADMSYEKDAKRLLEACRRLDEASQVPWVILSEGVDYEDFVVEVELACRAGASGYMAGRAVWKSVLGVENRARRRELLESVAAGNLQKLATVASRFAAPWHRRLEKAAEKLAGSLTPTWYASYAPGRG
- a CDS encoding copper ion binding protein, translated to METHVFKVAGVSCEHCRRAITESVGRVAGVRSVDVDLTGKTVTVAFDPGRTTVDSVREAIEEAGYDVTS
- a CDS encoding helix-turn-helix domain-containing protein encodes the protein MPMQPTDVAAVLADPTRFAIYERLASSRPRSFTVQEIAEEFSLHPNVARTHLGRLEEIGLVESVLEKSGRGGRPGKRYSASDQSVTLQFPRRDWLWLAALLVNTLERLGPEALRVAEDMAYQEGLRKGQRLALRTNHRSEAGQRASAGAAGHAAGPHNGWLNGISLDSLASGLSEAAATQEVWRRQDGSVGIRFSTCVFRELTRDHPDSVCVIHRAFLRGMLEAALGPVALHQQSSMTNGQPSCDYVVTPAGH
- a CDS encoding dipeptidase, yielding MADHLEPPRQAHQGYRDRARRVHAQALVFDAHADTIAIDVVEGRRHLTDRGRGGHVDLDRLRSGGVTIQVFTLFVPPAVPIPYNALRALAILDALHAEVERAPDAFVWVREASHLDEARRLDRTGIVVSLEGCEVLAGQLSMLRTFYRLGVRAAGLTWNVANELADGVGEARGAGLTGFGREVVAEMNRLGMVVDVSHLSEAGFWQVLELSRHPVIASHSNARALCDHVRNLTDAQIRALAQKGGVMGINFFPGFLVAEGPARLSDVVRHIDYVVQLAGPDHVGLGSDFDGISRVPEGLEDPSRLPALTEELVRRGYDDDTIRKVLGGNFARVFRHVLSDRGPGSPDTGPVQGE
- the galU gene encoding UTP--glucose-1-phosphate uridylyltransferase GalU: MRVKKAVIPAAGLGTRFLPATKAQPKEMLPLVDTPTIQYIVEEAVASGIEDILIITGRNKRAIEDHFDRSVELELALNGSRREDLLKVVQDVSEMVDIYYVRQKEPRGLGHAVWCARKFIGSDPFAVLLGDDVVRSEVPALRQLLDVYERVGGSVLGVQEVPLSEVSRYGIVRPRPVGDRLYAVDDFIEKPRPEQAPSRLAVLGRYVLEPEIFAILERTPPGAGGEIQLTDAIRKLAETRPVYAFTFEGRRYDVGDKLGFLQATVELALERPDLGPAFRDYLLEVTARLRQGGGALPAGQAGRPVQAE
- a CDS encoding ECF transporter S component, whose translation is MGAVRRGDRALGVAYGAVTAALTLAATLYVRVPASGGGQYFNLGEAVIYTAALLAGPWIGAAGAVGAALGDVVQGFTGWAPLTLAIKAVEGALVGWLAWRLPGRAGQGGAARGRRWYRDLAAIVPGALWMIAGYAAAAWFLLGPGAVPVELFIDTLQVSSSAAVALALAPALRAALGRTARRVSAPPG